The following coding sequences are from one Paenibacillus stellifer window:
- a CDS encoding FtsB family cell division protein, giving the protein MNRFSPEEKQAGGSTAAGAKRRRFLWMAVMAVFFGWAGYIFFAQSALIADKSQDLAKKQAAGEQVNASLNQLKYEVSRLNDDEYVGQLARKWFNIYPKGEIPIRTEQSGE; this is encoded by the coding sequence ATGAACAGATTTTCTCCGGAAGAGAAGCAGGCTGGGGGGAGCACCGCGGCGGGAGCTAAGAGAAGAAGATTTCTCTGGATGGCCGTGATGGCGGTGTTCTTCGGATGGGCCGGCTACATATTCTTCGCCCAGAGCGCTTTGATTGCGGACAAGAGTCAGGACCTGGCCAAGAAGCAGGCTGCCGGCGAACAGGTGAACGCTTCACTGAACCAGCTGAAGTATGAGGTGTCGCGTCTTAATGACGACGAGTATGTCGGCCAACTGGCGCGCAAATGGTTTAACATCTACCCTAAAGGGGAGATTCCGATCCGTACCGAACAATCTGGCGAATGA
- the yabQ gene encoding spore cortex biosynthesis protein YabQ — MTLLYLAGAGAMMGFAFDAYRVLSQRLRFPGWLTAVLDLLYWLASALLVFRLLYEGNQGQLRFYAFLGLFLGVWVYFLIFSVTVQKFVVMLIQVVQRVWKLLVKLLGIVIGMPLIGIWRLTRWTLRLLAAVLRRLLKLALWLTRPLWHFPVKWLTPLYDRLLGSAPLTKLKAWIAAKKQR, encoded by the coding sequence ATGACACTGCTATACCTGGCGGGGGCCGGCGCAATGATGGGGTTTGCTTTTGACGCGTACCGGGTGCTGTCCCAGCGGCTGCGATTTCCGGGATGGCTGACGGCCGTTCTCGATCTGCTCTATTGGCTGGCCTCGGCTCTGCTTGTCTTCCGCCTTCTGTACGAGGGCAATCAGGGCCAGCTTCGTTTTTACGCCTTTCTGGGATTGTTCCTGGGTGTGTGGGTATATTTTTTAATCTTCAGTGTTACGGTCCAGAAATTTGTGGTAATGTTAATTCAGGTGGTTCAGCGGGTATGGAAACTGCTGGTGAAGCTGCTGGGCATTGTGATTGGCATGCCGCTAATTGGAATATGGCGACTGACACGCTGGACGCTGCGGCTGCTTGCAGCCGTGCTCCGGAGACTGCTGAAGCTTGCGCTTTGGCTGACCCGTCCGCTGTGGCATTTTCCCGTTAAATGGCTAACCCCTCTCTATGACCGGCTGCTGGGCAGCGCGCCGCTGACTAAATTGAAGGCTTGGATTGCCGCCAAAAAACAACGCTGA
- the spoIIE gene encoding stage II sporulation protein E — MEKSNVVKFPEWTRAESVREEEKSTWWESVKAWGSRRRALRGLESKKWMFLLSCMGFLLGRAMILNELSPFAAAFFAIVVFMRRDSIAPVFAAIIGGALFTPFPGVLVIAAELILFVLLYKGLKAFQRIDLAYAPVMVFVSSFMVGLFQSVIGPSLSWYALMMTTLNALLSFVLTLVFIQALPVLLYKAKSRALRNEEILCLIIMLASIMTGLVGWKVDGLSLEHVLSRYLILLFAMAGGAPLGAAVGVVTGLILSLADIHAIYQMSLLAFSGMLAGMLQGGRKGAVALGMLLGSSILSVYFSGPGDMLLSTWETCAAVLLFIATPRSTIASIAKYVPGTIDHSRSQHEYARRVRDITAERVTQFSQVFRQLSTSFGQVSSAGQVEAANREMEHFMNAVTEEACAKCVRRTHCWDAKFYQTYKYMTDMMTAVEDNPELSADKLPAEWSRICGKTEEVLEVMRSEYNLYQHDMRWKRQIYDSRKFVAEQLSGVSQVMEDLAREIKRESQAMYRQEAQIREALEAMGLSIQGIDIISLDPGRVEIEIVHAYTRGFDECRKMIAPLLSDILEENISVVSETAPYSREGLATVIFGSAKAYEISTGMAEAAKGGDMLSGDSFSISELGNGTFAVSVSDGMGNGERAQMESSAALGMLEKLLQSGMDERLAVKSVNSILLLRSPEEFYATVDMALIDQYSAQTTFMKIASAPSFIKRGSEVIPITASNLPIGIIQDIEVEFVTMQLQAGDILIMMTDGIYDAPGYAVNKEIWMKRMIQELDTGDPQEIADSLLEKVIRYQGNEIHDDMTVVVSRIDHYRPEWSTLHVPGLSRMERPRTVS; from the coding sequence ATGGAGAAGAGCAATGTGGTGAAATTCCCGGAATGGACAAGAGCTGAGAGCGTCAGAGAGGAAGAGAAGTCGACCTGGTGGGAAAGCGTAAAGGCGTGGGGCAGCCGCCGGCGGGCTCTTCGCGGGCTGGAATCCAAAAAGTGGATGTTCCTCTTGAGCTGCATGGGATTTCTGCTGGGCAGAGCGATGATTCTGAACGAGCTGTCCCCGTTTGCCGCGGCTTTTTTCGCCATAGTGGTCTTTATGCGCAGAGATAGCATTGCACCTGTCTTCGCTGCGATTATCGGCGGAGCATTGTTCACACCGTTTCCCGGCGTGCTGGTTATCGCTGCGGAGCTCATTCTCTTCGTTCTGCTGTATAAAGGATTGAAAGCCTTTCAGCGGATCGACCTCGCCTATGCGCCGGTCATGGTCTTCGTTTCCTCGTTTATGGTCGGGCTCTTCCAGAGCGTGATCGGCCCTTCCCTCTCCTGGTATGCCTTAATGATGACGACGCTGAATGCGCTGCTGTCCTTCGTGCTGACGCTCGTCTTCATTCAGGCCCTCCCTGTTCTGCTCTACAAAGCAAAGAGCCGGGCGCTGCGAAATGAGGAAATTCTCTGCCTGATTATTATGCTTGCTTCCATTATGACCGGACTGGTCGGCTGGAAGGTGGACGGGCTGTCCCTTGAGCATGTTCTGTCGCGTTATTTAATTCTGCTGTTCGCGATGGCGGGAGGGGCTCCCCTTGGAGCCGCTGTCGGCGTTGTGACGGGCTTGATCCTTAGTCTTGCTGATATTCACGCGATCTATCAGATGAGTCTGCTCGCCTTCTCGGGCATGCTGGCAGGCATGCTGCAGGGCGGGCGCAAAGGCGCCGTGGCGCTCGGCATGCTGCTCGGGTCAAGCATTCTGTCCGTCTATTTCAGCGGGCCGGGCGATATGCTTCTATCCACTTGGGAGACCTGCGCAGCGGTGCTCTTGTTCATTGCGACCCCGCGCAGTACGATCGCTTCGATCGCCAAATATGTACCGGGGACAATCGATCACAGCCGCTCCCAGCATGAATATGCGCGGCGCGTCCGCGATATTACCGCCGAGCGTGTAACCCAGTTCTCCCAGGTCTTTCGTCAGCTGTCCACCAGCTTCGGCCAGGTTTCATCTGCCGGCCAAGTGGAGGCAGCGAACCGGGAGATGGAGCATTTCATGAATGCGGTGACCGAGGAGGCCTGCGCCAAATGCGTCCGTCGCACCCATTGCTGGGATGCGAAATTCTATCAGACCTATAAATATATGACCGATATGATGACCGCCGTCGAGGACAATCCCGAGCTTTCGGCGGACAAGCTGCCCGCCGAATGGTCGCGGATCTGCGGCAAGACGGAGGAGGTTCTTGAGGTCATGCGCAGCGAATACAACCTCTACCAGCATGATATGCGGTGGAAGAGACAAATATACGACAGCCGCAAATTTGTGGCCGAGCAGCTGTCCGGCGTCTCGCAGGTCATGGAGGATCTGGCCCGGGAGATCAAGCGGGAGAGTCAGGCGATGTACCGCCAGGAGGCGCAGATCCGCGAAGCGCTGGAGGCTATGGGCCTGTCCATTCAAGGCATTGATATCATCAGTCTGGACCCCGGCCGTGTGGAAATTGAAATTGTCCATGCCTACACCCGCGGATTCGATGAATGCCGTAAAATGATTGCTCCCCTTCTGTCCGATATATTAGAGGAGAATATATCGGTGGTCAGCGAAACAGCTCCTTACAGCCGGGAGGGACTGGCGACGGTGATCTTCGGCTCCGCGAAAGCCTACGAGATCAGCACCGGCATGGCAGAAGCCGCCAAAGGAGGGGATATGCTCTCCGGCGACAGCTTCAGCATTTCCGAGCTGGGCAACGGAACATTTGCGGTGTCGGTGAGCGACGGCATGGGCAACGGGGAACGGGCGCAGATGGAGAGCAGCGCGGCGCTCGGCATGCTGGAGAAGCTGCTGCAATCCGGCATGGATGAGCGGCTTGCGGTAAAGTCCGTCAATTCGATTCTGCTCCTGCGCTCGCCGGAGGAATTCTATGCGACGGTGGATATGGCGCTGATCGACCAGTACTCCGCCCAGACGACCTTCATGAAGATTGCCTCGGCGCCCAGCTTCATCAAACGGGGAAGCGAGGTCATTCCGATCACGGCCAGCAATCTGCCGATCGGCATCATTCAGGATATCGAGGTCGAGTTCGTCACCATGCAGCTGCAGGCGGGCGACATCCTTATTATGATGACCGACGGCATTTACGACGCGCCCGGGTATGCGGTCAACAAGGAAATCTGGATGAAGCGGATGATCCAGGAACTGGATACGGGCGATCCCCAGGAGATCGCCGACAGCCTGCTGGAGAAGGTCATTCGCTATCAGGGCAATGAGATCCATGATGATATGACGGTAGTTGTCAGCCGGATCGACCATTACCGGCCCGAATGGTCGACACTGCATGTTCCGGGACTCTCGCGCATGGAGCGGCCCCGGACCGTAAGCTGA
- a CDS encoding S1 domain-containing RNA-binding protein, with amino-acid sequence MAIEVGTKLEGKVTGITHFGAFVDLSGGVTGLVHISEIADNYVKDVNDHLKINDVVTVKVINVDKDGKIGLSIKQAVDKPASETRPPRAPRPDRPSGGDRFGGGGGGGGYNRERGGRPFKPAAGKPSFEDKMSRFLKDSEERMSSLKKNTEGKRGGRGAKRV; translated from the coding sequence ATGGCAATTGAAGTGGGCACCAAGTTAGAGGGCAAGGTGACAGGCATCACGCATTTCGGAGCGTTTGTAGATCTGTCAGGAGGTGTCACAGGTCTCGTTCACATCTCGGAAATCGCCGATAATTACGTCAAGGATGTCAACGATCATCTGAAGATTAATGACGTGGTAACGGTTAAGGTGATCAATGTCGACAAGGACGGCAAGATCGGTCTTTCCATCAAGCAGGCAGTCGACAAGCCGGCTTCGGAGACTAGACCGCCCAGAGCACCAAGACCGGATCGTCCAAGCGGCGGTGACCGTTTCGGCGGTGGCGGTGGTGGTGGCGGCTACAATCGTGAACGGGGAGGGCGTCCATTCAAGCCAGCAGCCGGTAAACCTTCATTCGAGGATAAAATGTCACGCTTCCTTAAAGACAGTGAAGAACGGATGTCTTCTCTCAAGAAGAACACGGAAGGCAAACGCGGCGGCCGTGGAGCCAAACGCGTCTAA
- the yabP gene encoding sporulation protein YabP, with amino-acid sequence MIEPGKNVKQHDLHMRSRKAVDLTGVQNVESFDSGEFLLQTELGTLSIRGSHLHIKNLSLENGLLSLEGNIQSVVYVEPGAKDKNKGLLGKLFK; translated from the coding sequence ATGATCGAACCTGGAAAAAACGTCAAGCAGCACGACCTTCATATGCGCAGCCGTAAGGCGGTGGATCTGACGGGTGTGCAGAATGTGGAGAGCTTCGACAGCGGGGAGTTTCTGCTTCAGACAGAGCTTGGGACCTTAAGCATCCGCGGCAGCCATTTACATATCAAGAACCTCAGTCTGGAGAATGGGCTGCTGTCGCTGGAAGGGAATATCCAATCGGTGGTTTATGTGGAACCGGGAGCGAAGGACAAGAATAAAGGGCTGCTCGGCAAGCTGTTCAAATGA